In the genome of Treponema pedis, one region contains:
- a CDS encoding trypsin-like peptidase domain-containing protein, which translates to MSSILYQVEYAERLLNKGEISEALVRSRILDLNTKDVKEVAEIKNKSLEKAEEAFFYSIKEKDWNSALKYFRSITASGKRLDDWTEERIFNERSVLWKTKGDTPLLNLDVKNTEHLGKSDMQDMIKGTVTVWVDKGTRIERGLGFADASIGSGFFIDKRGYFITNYHVIQSEVDPKYDGYSKLYIKSPNDPNVKISAKVIGWDPLFDLALVKTEISPEAVFNLGSSKNLNVGSKIYAMGSPAGLDKTLTSGIVSAKYRRLFSMVDVMQIDAAINHGNSGGPIVDEDGFVQGVVFAGLERNEGINFAIPVELLKEVLPELYAGGEVKHSWLGGYGKTEKIDTKTSGVKLGYILPDGPLSVSGVKEGSIITEFNGMPVTSVEEIQAQLLSVAPDTIITVKIKEKDFNGSYIAKELPVLCKARPMSPGSIVLKKDSDWRAVLPILGFYLEFSGRRNSYRVAEVIPGSTADKAGFTVNDYIEFNGKWIDDDDEDIVHIRIYAKKVKAGYVDSFMILSAYLDNPQFF; encoded by the coding sequence ATGTCGAGTATTTTATATCAAGTGGAATATGCGGAGCGTCTTTTGAATAAAGGCGAAATATCCGAAGCCCTGGTCCGTTCACGGATTTTGGACTTAAATACAAAAGACGTAAAAGAAGTTGCCGAGATAAAAAATAAATCGCTTGAAAAAGCGGAAGAAGCGTTTTTTTACAGCATAAAGGAAAAAGATTGGAATTCCGCTTTAAAATATTTCCGTTCGATTACCGCTTCAGGAAAAAGACTTGATGATTGGACGGAAGAGCGTATTTTTAATGAGCGTTCCGTATTATGGAAGACAAAGGGAGATACGCCTCTTTTAAATCTTGATGTGAAAAATACGGAGCATCTCGGAAAGTCCGATATGCAGGATATGATAAAAGGTACCGTTACCGTTTGGGTGGATAAGGGAACCAGAATTGAAAGGGGCTTGGGTTTTGCGGACGCATCTATAGGTTCAGGTTTTTTTATCGATAAAAGGGGCTATTTTATTACTAATTATCATGTTATTCAAAGCGAAGTGGACCCGAAATACGACGGATATTCAAAACTGTATATAAAATCCCCGAATGACCCTAATGTAAAAATTTCCGCCAAAGTAATAGGCTGGGACCCGCTTTTTGATTTGGCTCTGGTTAAGACGGAAATTTCGCCTGAAGCCGTTTTTAATTTAGGTTCTTCAAAGAATTTAAATGTGGGAAGTAAAATTTATGCAATGGGTTCTCCTGCGGGTTTGGATAAAACCTTAACTTCCGGTATTGTATCCGCCAAATACCGCCGCCTTTTTTCTATGGTAGATGTAATGCAAATAGATGCCGCAATAAACCACGGCAATTCCGGCGGGCCTATTGTAGATGAAGACGGGTTTGTTCAGGGTGTTGTTTTTGCCGGCCTTGAAAGAAACGAAGGTATAAATTTTGCAATTCCCGTTGAACTTTTAAAAGAGGTTCTTCCCGAGCTTTATGCGGGCGGAGAGGTAAAACACAGTTGGCTGGGCGGATACGGTAAAACCGAAAAAATAGATACAAAAACTTCAGGAGTAAAACTGGGATATATTCTTCCCGACGGCCCCTTATCCGTTTCAGGAGTTAAAGAAGGTTCCATTATAACCGAATTTAACGGAATGCCCGTAACTTCCGTGGAGGAAATACAGGCTCAGCTTTTGTCGGTTGCTCCGGATACTATAATTACGGTAAAAATAAAAGAGAAAGATTTTAACGGCTCTTATATTGCAAAGGAGCTTCCTGTTTTATGTAAAGCTCGTCCTATGTCGCCGGGCAGCATAGTTTTAAAAAAAGACAGCGATTGGAGAGCTGTGCTGCCGATTTTAGGCTTTTATCTGGAATTTTCAGGCAGAAGGAATTCTTATAGGGTAGCGGAAGTGATACCCGGCAGTACTGCCGATAAGGCAGGATTTACCGTAAATGATTATATAGAGTTTAACGGAAAATGGATAGATGACGATGATGAAGATATAGTTCACATCAGAATATATGCCAAAAAAGTAAAGGCGGGGTATGTGGACAGTTTTATGATTCTTTCGGCATACCTGGATAATCCGCAATTTTTTTAA